The proteins below are encoded in one region of Bremerella sp. P1:
- a CDS encoding type I phosphomannose isomerase catalytic subunit: MSLNYPLIFKPTFRDYIWGGRRLGTVLNKPIPAEGIFAESWEVVDHGEDQSIVANGPEAGKSLGQLVQEFPQDLFGVKSPTETFPLLFKFLDANRDLSIQVHPDDAQGATLDPPDLGKTEAWYILDAQPGAKVYVGLKKGVTREDLAKAVEEDKVIDAMHVLEPQAGDCLFIPATTVHALGKGLLVAEIQQASNTTFRLYDWGRVGADGKPRALHIDQSLETIDYEKGPVQPQKPQATSDANIERLVTCDKFILDRWEFDDRKSIGDGKRFHIVAILEGKVRSSHAQLDQALGKGSTFLIPAACGPVSLRALEPTVLLDMYLP, translated from the coding sequence GTGTCGTTGAACTATCCGCTGATTTTCAAGCCGACGTTTCGAGACTATATCTGGGGTGGCCGGCGACTGGGGACGGTGCTCAACAAGCCAATTCCAGCCGAGGGGATCTTTGCTGAAAGCTGGGAAGTCGTCGATCATGGCGAAGACCAAAGTATTGTGGCCAACGGTCCCGAAGCAGGGAAATCGCTGGGGCAACTGGTCCAGGAGTTTCCCCAAGACCTCTTTGGCGTGAAGTCCCCCACCGAGACATTTCCGCTGCTGTTCAAGTTTCTGGATGCCAACCGCGATCTCTCGATTCAGGTGCATCCCGACGACGCCCAAGGGGCTACCCTCGATCCGCCTGACCTGGGCAAGACCGAAGCCTGGTACATCCTCGATGCCCAGCCGGGGGCGAAGGTATACGTCGGCTTGAAAAAAGGAGTTACCCGCGAAGACCTCGCCAAGGCGGTCGAAGAGGACAAAGTCATCGACGCGATGCACGTCCTCGAACCTCAGGCCGGCGATTGCTTGTTCATCCCGGCAACCACCGTGCACGCTCTGGGCAAAGGGCTGCTGGTAGCCGAGATTCAACAGGCCAGTAACACCACGTTTCGCTTGTACGACTGGGGACGCGTGGGGGCCGATGGCAAGCCGCGTGCACTTCACATCGACCAGTCGCTCGAAACCATCGACTACGAAAAGGGACCCGTCCAACCGCAAAAGCCTCAGGCAACGTCCGACGCCAACATCGAGCGTCTCGTCACGTGCGACAAGTTCATCCTTGATCGCTGGGAATTCGACGACCGCAAGTCGATCGGCGACGGCAAACGATTCCATATCGTGGCCATCCTGGAAGGGAAAGTTCGCTCGTCGCATGCCCAGTTGGATCAGGCCCTGGGCAAGGGATCGACCTTCCTGATCCCGGCCGCATGTGGCCCGGTATCCTTGCGGGCTCTGGAACCGACCGTTCTGCTGGACATGTACCTGCCGTGA
- a CDS encoding pseudouridine synthase, translated as MPGSSSSLVRLHKVLAEAGIGSRRKCEEIIQEGRVEVDGEFVTELGTSVDPAKQEIMVDGQRIRVRRKQYFILNKPVGVVSTNFDQAGRTRVIDLVPQDERLFTIGRLDRQSEGLIIITNDGELANHLAHPRYGVPKTYHVEVAGAVTVEEIKMIQSGVYIAEGFIKAESCRLKQKRGKSSILEIVLREGKNREIRRLLAKVGHKVLRLKRVSIGPLKLGEVPAGAFRELKPSEVKALREASEAGAGKGAPKRKPAGRRTTGTSPAARPGKTTTKKGTTFRGGKKKKSKKKTTNKPVVSESRRGQGRAVKQKQASKKKQLRRK; from the coding sequence ATGCCTGGTTCATCGTCATCGCTGGTTCGTCTCCACAAAGTCCTCGCCGAGGCCGGGATCGGTTCGCGCCGCAAGTGCGAAGAGATCATCCAGGAGGGTCGCGTCGAAGTTGACGGAGAATTTGTCACCGAACTGGGCACGTCCGTCGATCCCGCCAAGCAGGAGATCATGGTCGACGGCCAGCGGATTCGCGTCCGCCGCAAGCAGTATTTCATCTTGAACAAGCCGGTCGGTGTGGTCAGTACCAACTTCGACCAGGCAGGCCGTACCCGCGTGATTGACCTCGTTCCGCAAGACGAGCGATTGTTCACCATCGGGCGTCTCGACCGTCAAAGCGAAGGGCTGATCATCATCACCAACGATGGCGAGCTGGCCAATCACCTGGCCCACCCACGCTATGGCGTCCCCAAGACCTACCACGTGGAAGTCGCCGGCGCAGTCACGGTCGAAGAGATCAAGATGATCCAAAGCGGCGTCTACATCGCCGAAGGCTTCATCAAGGCCGAGAGCTGCCGTCTGAAGCAAAAGCGAGGCAAAAGCTCGATCCTCGAGATTGTCCTGCGCGAAGGAAAGAACCGCGAAATTCGCCGTTTGCTCGCCAAAGTGGGGCACAAAGTCCTGCGGTTGAAGCGTGTTTCGATCGGGCCACTGAAACTCGGTGAGGTCCCGGCCGGTGCTTTTCGCGAACTGAAACCCTCGGAAGTCAAAGCGTTGCGGGAAGCCTCGGAAGCCGGTGCAGGCAAGGGTGCTCCCAAGCGAAAGCCAGCCGGTCGCCGCACCACCGGCACCAGCCCGGCCGCTCGCCCAGGCAAGACCACAACCAAAAAAGGAACGACCTTCCGGGGTGGCAAAAAGAAGAAATCGAAGAAGAAGACCACCAACAAGCCTGTTGTCAGCGAATCGCGCCGCGGTCAGGGGCGAGCCGTCAAGCAGAAACAGGCTTCCAAGAAGAAGCAACTCCGCCGCAAATAG
- a CDS encoding dihydroorotate dehydrogenase electron transfer subunit, translating into MSQFQFQATSIVENVPLSARIYRVRFEAPEIAAKIQPGQFVMVRIADCFDPLLGRAFALYDVIAGEDGQPKYVDVVYQVHGKLTSRLKQLEPGQKLEVWGPLGNGFTIPETEHLILVAGGIGQTPFLAVAKQVLGQQSYGTEPFDISKPKKVTLCYGARSVSDFAGLDDFKATGMDVKICTDDGSAGHHGLVTDLLEQSLAEGVGQAQVLCCGPEKMMEAVSKLTTERDVPCQVSLETPMACGIGICFTCVAPVRQEDGSWDYKRTCVEGPIFDACEIAWEHA; encoded by the coding sequence ATGTCCCAGTTTCAATTCCAAGCAACTTCGATCGTCGAAAACGTTCCCCTCTCGGCTCGGATCTATCGGGTTCGCTTCGAGGCCCCCGAGATCGCGGCAAAGATTCAGCCTGGCCAGTTTGTGATGGTCCGCATTGCCGATTGCTTCGATCCGCTCTTGGGCCGGGCGTTCGCACTATACGACGTGATCGCCGGCGAAGACGGACAGCCCAAGTACGTTGACGTCGTCTACCAGGTACACGGAAAGCTCACTTCGCGGCTCAAGCAGCTTGAACCGGGACAGAAGCTGGAAGTCTGGGGACCACTGGGCAACGGCTTTACGATCCCCGAGACCGAGCACCTGATTCTGGTTGCCGGTGGCATCGGGCAGACACCGTTTCTAGCGGTCGCTAAGCAAGTTCTCGGTCAGCAGTCGTACGGAACCGAACCCTTTGACATCAGCAAGCCGAAGAAGGTCACGCTGTGCTACGGGGCCCGCTCGGTTTCGGACTTCGCCGGCCTGGACGACTTCAAGGCAACCGGGATGGACGTGAAGATCTGCACCGACGACGGCAGTGCAGGGCACCACGGGCTGGTTACGGACCTACTGGAGCAATCGCTTGCTGAAGGCGTCGGACAGGCCCAAGTGCTGTGCTGTGGCCCTGAGAAGATGATGGAAGCGGTCAGTAAGCTAACGACCGAGCGAGACGTACCGTGCCAGGTTTCCCTGGAAACGCCCATGGCGTGCGGTATCGGTATCTGCTTCACCTGCGTGGCCCCAGTGCGTCAAGAAGATGGCAGCTGGGACTACAAACGAACATGCGTCGAAGGACCAATCTTCGACGCATGCGAAATTGCTTGGGAGCATGCCTGA
- the rpsT gene encoding 30S ribosomal protein S20: MPNTKSAKKRLRQNAVRRTHNRAVKSSIRSSIRKVREAVAANEFEKADELFRTTVKKLDKAGAKNVMHQKTTSRLKSRLNHHIKAAKDKASA; this comes from the coding sequence ATGCCTAATACCAAGAGCGCCAAAAAACGTCTTCGCCAGAATGCAGTTCGCCGTACCCACAACCGTGCGGTCAAGTCCTCGATTCGTTCCTCGATCCGTAAGGTTCGGGAAGCTGTCGCGGCCAACGAATTCGAAAAGGCAGACGAACTGTTCCGCACGACGGTGAAGAAGCTGGACAAAGCTGGTGCTAAGAACGTCATGCACCAGAAGACCACTTCGCGCCTGAAGTCGCGTCTGAACCACCACATCAAGGCCGCCAAAGACAAGGCTTCCGCCTAG